ACATAGGCGATGGCGTCGGTGGACGAGTCCAGCAGCGCATCGCAGCGACGCTCCGACTCGCGCAGCGCCGCTTCCAGCCGGCGCACCTGGCGGCGCATGTTGAGCGAATCGAATTCCCGCTGGATCACCGCCATCAGCTGCTTGGGTTGCGGACGCAGCGCCACGCTGCGCGCGCCGTTGACGAACAGCTCGGTGATGGTCGCATTGTCCGCCTGGCTGACCAGCGCGATGAGCGCCAGGTCGCGGCCATGCGCGTCAAGCATGCGCGACACTTCGCGCAGTTCGAGCGTGCCGACGGAGGGGTCGAACAGGACGATGTCGGGGCCCAGTTCGTCGAGGGCGGCGGTGATCTGTTCGGCGCTGGTGGCGCGTGCCGGCCGGACGGCTATGCCGCTGTTGCGCAGCAGGCTGATGATCTGTTCCGCGTCTTCGACTGACTTCTCGATGAAAAGGATCTTGATGACCTGGTCAGTTTTCATGGGCTCGCTGGACTATCCGTGGTGCGCCGCTGCTGAACCTGAGATGACAGGAGGCGGGCCATCCGTGGTTTTTAGCGGATTCCGCCGGCGGCTGCCAGCAGAAATGTTCCGGGAGTGACGGAGCCCACAACTGTACCGTGGCTCTGTTACACCGGTCGCTTCGAGGGTTCGCCGCCGACTTCGCGGACCAGTCTGGGTACGAGGTAGCCGGGCAGGCGGTGCCGGACGGCTTCCACCAACGCCTGGGCGCGGGCGTCGTCGACCTCGAAATGCGCCGCGCCTTGCACGCGATCCAGCTGGTGCAGGTAGTAGGGCAGCACGCCAGCGGCGAACAGGCGCTCGGACAGGGCGGCCAACACGCCGGCATCGTCATTGATGCCGCGCAGGAGCACCGACTGGTTGAGCAGGGTGGCGCCGGCATCGCGCAGGCGGGCGCAGGCGGCATCCACGCTGGCATCGAACTCGTTGGCGTGGTTGGCGTGCAGCACCACCACCTTCTGCAGCGGCAGGGCGTCGAGCCAGCGGACGAAGGCGTCGTCGATGCGCTCGGGCAGCACCACCGGCAGGCGCGTATGGATGCGCAGGCGGGTGACGTGGGGAATGTCGCCCAGGCCCTGGGTGAGCTCCTCCAGCTTGGCGGTGGTCAGCGAGAGCGGGTCGCCACCGGACAGGATCAGCTCGCGGATGGAGCTGTCCTGGCGCACGTGCTCCAG
This genomic interval from Dyella japonica A8 contains the following:
- the epmB gene encoding EF-P beta-lysylation protein EpmB → MITASHAARLSPPGPDWRALWREAVTDPCELLALVGLEHLADRLPPGDAGFAVRVPRGFVARMRQGDPQDPLLLQALPQLAEEDVVPGFGLDAVGDLAARPAQGVLHKYEGRALLIASGSCAINCRYCFRRHFPYGEEMAAAGQWRKALEHVRQDSSIRELILSGGDPLSLTTAKLEELTQGLGDIPHVTRLRIHTRLPVVLPERIDDAFVRWLDALPLQKVVVLHANHANEFDASVDAACARLRDAGATLLNQSVLLRGINDDAGVLAALSERLFAAGVLPYYLHQLDRVQGAAHFEVDDARAQALVEAVRHRLPGYLVPRLVREVGGEPSKRPV